A genomic region of Danio aesculapii chromosome 21, fDanAes4.1, whole genome shotgun sequence contains the following coding sequences:
- the tmigd1 gene encoding transmembrane and immunoglobulin domain-containing protein 1, translating to MKMKVLVRVALLLLCCVSYVKAVTVESCPLAAGGLLQTAVEKTVTLTCMTDNTDPSSQQELQWFRNGARVKLPEENMMSRSSLCVQPVTKEDDGAVFTCQLKGDASVNSTVEFDVHYPPDLNDTIEVFVQETNEAVLSCEVRANPPVTVVWKKDGEVLDLTTGSYKSTNNGITAQLSIPKLKRDVHQGLYVCETKSAVYGVTGRTFQVTVEDRVIGFPLGPTIAGIVVVACTIVLALISRRNKIIKCLKRN from the exons ATGAAGATGAAGGTACTAGTTAGAGTCGCTCTTCTCCTGCTGTGCTGTGTCAGTTATGTAAAAG CGGTCACCGTGGAGTCCTGTCCGCTGGCTGCTGGGGGTCTGCTCCAGACAGCGGTTGAGAAAACCGTCACTCTCACTTGTATGACTGATAATACTGACCCGTCCAGCCAACAAGAGCTGCAGTGGTTCCGCAACGGTGCCCGTGTGAAACTGCCAGAAGAAAACATGATGTCCCGGAGCAGTCTTTGTGTCCAGCCTGTCACTAAAGAAGACGACGGAGCCGTCTTTACCTGTCAGCTGAAGGGCGATGCCAGCGTCAACAGCACAGTCGAGTTTGACGTCCATT ATCCACCAGACCTTAATGACACTATAGAAGTGTTTGTTCAGGAAACAAATGAAGCTGTTCTGTCCTGTGAAGTACGTGCCAACCCTCCTGTAACTGTGGTTTGGAAAAAGGATGGCGAGGTTCTAGATCTGACCACCGGAAGTTACAAATCAACCAATAATGGCATCACCGCTCAGTTGTCAATCCCAAAACTTAAGCGTGATGTACATCAGGGGTTGTACGTCTGTGAGACAAAATCAGCTGTGTATGGAGTTACTGGCAGAACCTTTCAAGTTACGGTCGAAG ATAGAGTGATTGGGTTCCCTTTGGGACCCACGATTGCTGGAATAGTGGTGGTTGCATGCACAATTGTATTAGCGCTCATCTCTAgaagaaataaaattataaag TGCTTAAAACGAAATTGA